In Nostoc edaphicum CCNP1411, the sequence ATTGTATAAACAAATAATCCTAACTAGTTGAGATAGATGAATTAAGAGTAAAAATTAAATATTCTTAACAAAAACTTTAACAAGTATCTGGAAAATAGTAATAACTGAAAATAGTAAATATTTCAATCTGTTATTTCTAAGAATTGGCTTGCTAGCACTTAAATTTAATTTAGCGCAAGATATATGGGACAAGGTTTTTTGCAAATTGGCTTAACGCTGTGTATTGTGATAGCAATCACTCCACTATTCGGAAAATACATAGCGCGTGTCTTCTTGGGAGAAAGAACACTGCTTGATTTTTTAATGAACCCCATAGAGCGAAGTATGTTCGTACTTGCGGGTGTTCGGAGGAAGGATGATATGGCAGGTTCGCAGTATATCCGATCTGTACTATTTACCAACCTCATTATGGGAATTTCAGTATATTTTCTGATATATTTTCAGAGACTCTTACCCTGGAATCCAAACGGCTTTGGTGCGCCCAACTGGGATGTATTGCTGCACACAACGATTTCATTTGTTACCAATACCGATCAACAACATTATGCTGGTGAAACAACCTTGAGCTATTTTAGCCAGGTAGCGGCTTTAGGCTTTTTGATGTTCACCTCCGCAGCCACCGGTTTAGCCGTGGGAATTGCCTTTATTCGTGGGTTGACGGGTAGAAGACTGGGAAACTTTTACGTTGATCTCGTGCGTGGAATTACGCGAATATTGCTGCCGATTTCGATCATTGGAGCGATCGCTTTGCTTGTCGCAGGTGTACCACAAACATTAGCTAAGACTATGGATGTGACAACCTTAGAAGGCGGGACGCAATATCTTGCCAGAGGCCCGGTGGCATCCTTTGAAATGATCAAACTTTTGGGCGAGAACGGCGGAGGTTTTTTTGGCGTAAACTCAGCTCACCCCTTTGAAAATCCTAATGGCGCTTCTAACTTGATAGAAATGATCGCCATGATTTCTATACCCGCCGCCTTGATTTACACCTACGGTATATTTGCTAACAACATCAAACAAGCTTGGCTACTTTTTTGGATGGTGTTTGTGATTTTTGTCGTTCTGGTGGGAGTGACAGCCGTGGGAGAACTGCAAGGTAATCCCCTAGTTAATAACGCCTTTGGATTAGAACAGCCCAATTTAGAGGGTAAAGAAGTTCGATTTGGCTGGGTACAAACCTCATTTTGGGCAGTGATGACTACTGCTACTATGTCTGGTGCGGTGAATGGGATGCATGATTCTTTGATGCCACCAGGATTATTTTCGACCCTCTTTAACTTGTTTATCCAGGTTATTTGGGGTGGTCAGGGAACTGGAACAGCTTACCTATTTATTTACTTAATTCTCACAGTGTTCCTAACTGGACTAATGGCAGGACGCACCCCAGAGTTTTTAGGACGCAAAATTGAAAAGCGGGAAATCGTCCTTGCCAGCGTAGTGCTGTTGATTCACCCAATTCTAGTTTTGATTCCCAGTGCGATCGCCTTAGCTTATCCCATTACCCTATCTGGAATTAGCAACCCTGGCTATCACGGCATTTCCCAAGTAGTTTATGAATACGCCTCAGCAGCAGCAAATAATGGCTCCGGCTTAGAGGGGTTGGGAGATAACACCCGATGGTGGAACTTGAGTACTTTAGTTAGCTTAATAGGAGGACGCTACATTCCGATAATTGCCATCCTACTCTTGGCTGATGGCATGTCTCGCAAACAACCAGTCCCCGTAACCCCTGCTACCCTAAGAACAGATTCTCTGGTATTTACCAGTATCACGGCTGGAGTGACACTGATTTTGGGAGTGTTGACTTTCTTTCCCGTTCTAGCTTTGGGCCCCATAGCTGAGGGTTTAAAACTAGCATCTGGCAGTTAGAAAATTTATGAGTTATTAGTTATTAGTTTGCAATTAAGAGAATACCAAAAAAGAAATTATCCGGTTTCGTAGGAGAGCCAGCGCGTTGCGGTGTTAGCGATAACGTAATGCACCTTCATCAGATGGTGCATTAGGCATTCTACAGGTTGGATCTTTTTTCATTGGAAGTTCCCAATAACTCCTAACTCTAAGCATGTCAAGGTAATGTGTAGCTTGAATTTCATATTCGTTCAAACAAAATTTTCACTTGTTCTTTTAGAATTTTGAAAATTCCGACTTCAGAAGCTCAACTTCCAAGTTCTGAGCTATTCATGAATACAAGACTCACCTTGACAGCGCTACTCCTAACTTCTCACCCCTAACTCCTAACTTCTAATTCCTAACTTTATTTATTAATCCAGTGGCAACTAACTCCAAAGCTAGACGCCCAAATTCTCGTTCTGGCGATCGCCGCCAAGAACGTAAAAAGGCCAGGGCAAGTAATAAGTGGCTGTACTTAAGGGCAATTAGAGATGCTTTTGTCAAGCTCAACCCTAAGTATGCAATTAAAAATCCAGTGATGTTTGTGGTTTGGGTGGGGACAATCATCACCCTGTTGCTGACAATTGATCCCAACCTATTTGGCCCAGCCCTGCAAAAGAACCCGCAACTTTTCAACGGTTTGTTATCGGGGATTTTATTCTTTACAGTTTGGTTTGCCAATTTTGCCGAAGCATTAGCAGAAGGACGGGGTAAAGCCCAAGCCGATGCCTTGCGGTTAACGAAATCAGAAACGATCGCTAAAAAACTTGCTCCCGACGGCACAATTAGTGAAGTTTCATCCACCAGCCTCAAGCAGGGCGATACCATCTATGTTGTTGCTGGCGATATCATCCCCGCTGATGGCGAAGTAGTTATGGGTGTCGCCTCAGTAGATGAATCGGCTATTACTGGGGAATCTGCACCAGTATTAAAAGAATCAGGCTCCGACGTTTCTAGTTCCGTCACTGGCGGGACGCGGATTATCTCAGATGAATTAATTATCCGCATTACTACTGACCCAGGCAAAGGCTTTATTGACCGGATGATTGCCTTAGTGGAAGGAGCAGAA encodes:
- the kdpA gene encoding potassium-transporting ATPase subunit KdpA, which gives rise to MGQGFLQIGLTLCIVIAITPLFGKYIARVFLGERTLLDFLMNPIERSMFVLAGVRRKDDMAGSQYIRSVLFTNLIMGISVYFLIYFQRLLPWNPNGFGAPNWDVLLHTTISFVTNTDQQHYAGETTLSYFSQVAALGFLMFTSAATGLAVGIAFIRGLTGRRLGNFYVDLVRGITRILLPISIIGAIALLVAGVPQTLAKTMDVTTLEGGTQYLARGPVASFEMIKLLGENGGGFFGVNSAHPFENPNGASNLIEMIAMISIPAALIYTYGIFANNIKQAWLLFWMVFVIFVVLVGVTAVGELQGNPLVNNAFGLEQPNLEGKEVRFGWVQTSFWAVMTTATMSGAVNGMHDSLMPPGLFSTLFNLFIQVIWGGQGTGTAYLFIYLILTVFLTGLMAGRTPEFLGRKIEKREIVLASVVLLIHPILVLIPSAIALAYPITLSGISNPGYHGISQVVYEYASAAANNGSGLEGLGDNTRWWNLSTLVSLIGGRYIPIIAILLLADGMSRKQPVPVTPATLRTDSLVFTSITAGVTLILGVLTFFPVLALGPIAEGLKLASGS